TCAGCGGCACCATGCGCATCGTCGCGCTCCTCGACCTGGATATCGACCCCACAGTCACCCTGCCAGCCGCCGAAGACGTATACCTGGTGGAATAACCGTTGGGGAGAAGCCGTTGGCGAGTCATTTCATGACTCGCACTCTCAGTCACGGAGTGACTGAGTTACGGTGAGGGGATCGCGCAGCACATTCTCCAGAATTCTATATTGCGATTCGTAACTCGCTTCTCGTTCGACCGTTTCCTTTCCTCGACCTTCTGGCAACGCAGCAGCGGGGCTGAAGCCGACGTAAATGAGCGCACCCTTGCCGATCGGTTGTCGATAGAGAATCGCCTGCGTTTTGCCAGCGCCGATCAAGCGTTCGCCAGCTTCCGCCGAGAGTGGCAAGTGATTCGCGGCTTGCAGCCAGGCTTGCTCCGAACTTGCCGGCAGGTGAGCGAGCCACGGATGCTTCGGTTGGAGCACTTCGTAGCCGGCCGCCTTGGCGTTTTTCACCAGCTTGAGGTTCTCTCCCAACCAGAGTTTGCCTTCGAGGGCCGCGAACAAATCGAGCCGGTCGCGCATCAGCACGAGCACGCCGCCGCTGCGCAGGTACTCATCAACGAGCTTGAGATCGTCGGGCGAGAACGCCGTCGTCGCGACTTTCGCGCGCCCCAAACTACCGTCGTAAGCAACCAGATCATACTTTTTGAACTCCGTGGGCGAGATCCATTCTCGTTCGACGGCGGTTAAATCAGCACCTTGCTTGCGCAAGGCAAATTCAACCAGCGGAGCGTCGAAGGCGGGATAACCTTGCACGAGGAGAACTCTCTTGGCTTTGCTCTTCGGTTGCGACGACTCTGTCCGGACAAGACTCGAGACAGGAGCCTCCAGCCGCGTACTCACGGGTTGGCCGAGTACATTCCAGCGCCCCTGAATGCCAATCGACCAAGGTTCCATGCCCAGCGGAATTGCCCCGCGATCGGGCCCCCCTTCATCTTTCAGGCTGGCAAGCGCTGGCCAGGCCTTCGGCAACTCGACGCCACTGTTCACTGCGGGGCTATCAGCACTCAAGCGAACGTCAGCCACTTCGCGCCAATCGCTGGCATACTTCACAAAGCCCGGCGCTTGGTGCAGGTCATTGGCGGTCCAGCCTGGCGCGTAACGCTGCTGGCTAGCGGCGAAGGCCGGTGAGCGGCGGAACTTGTCGAACAGCGCGGGGAGCTTATCGCCGTCGGTCAAACTCCAAGCCAGGTTGCCATCGGCCACGAAGGAAGTCTCCGCCGGGGGCAACGTTCCACCCACCAAACCTTGCGACTGGCAAACGATGTTATTCAGCACCCAGCGCTCGGTGCCGTGGCTCATCGCGCGACCGAGGCCATCGGTCAGGTAGTCGTAGCGCGGCGGATCGACTACCAAAAACGTGTTGTGATAGATCTTCATCGACTCCCACGCGGGGCTGCCGTGATCGCCACCGAAGCGGCCGAATGAATTCAACTCTTGCACATCGTCCGGACCATTGGGCCAGCGATAATGCACAGGCTGGCGAAAATCAAACACGTTCCGCGCGATGGTCAGCCCCAGCCCAAGTTGCTTGCGGCTCTCGGGCAGCACTTTCTGCCGGCCATGACCGACGCCGAAGGCGAACGTGGTGAGAATGCGAGCAAAGCGGTTGAAGGTCACTTCCGTATTGCCGCCCCACACCGAGCCGTCGTAGGCCGTGGCCGAAGTGACAAAGATGCCGTCGTCGCTGATGTTCGCGACCAGGTTGTGGTGGAACTTCGTATTCCGCACACTGCCCAGAAAGATGCCGTCGACACTGTCGGTGAATTCGCAATTCGCGATCTCAAAATCCGAACTGTCGTCGCCGGTGGGAGACCAACGGCTGGCCGAGAAGAGCCGCGCTTCGACCGAGCGATACTTCAAGCTGCCGCGAAAAGTCCAGGGTGCCGCAATGCCGCGGACAGCGCTGTTGGTCATCAGCAGGCCCTGAGTATCGGTGGCCAGCATCGCCGTATTGCCGCCGTGAATGCTCAGCCCATCGAGGTGAATGTTCTGGCAATTGTGAATGTGCAGGGCCGATTGCACCGAGCCGCGCAAGGCCAAATCTTGCAGCACGATCCACGAGCAGCCCGTCAGTGAGAGGGGCGAATGTTCCCAGCCTGCGGTGACGACGAGCGGCAGTTTGCGAGGGTCACTTTCACCGCGATAGTTGTTCTCACCGAGGCCCGGCAATGTCGTCGGAGCCAGTCGGCAGTGAATGCGCTCCGTCTCTTCGTGAAAGAAGAGGCCGGGTCCGCAATAGACGAACGAATCTTTGCCGACTTTATTGTCGACGTTCCACCAAGGATTGTCCGTCTGCAAATCGCCGTGCAGGTTGTACCCATGCAGCGGAATCCACGAATCACCGAAATGCCCCATCGCATTCGTCGCCCCCGCCCGAATTTTGAAATCGGGATACGACTTCGTTGAACGATATTCGCCCGCGACGTTGCCGACCACCGGTTCCCAGGCAGTGGCTGGCGAATCATAAAACTCGCGCAGGCCGCCATCGATGACAACGAACTCGCCCGGGTAACTCCGAATGGTGATGGGCTGGCTTGCAGTCCCGCTGCGAGTGAGTTCAACGTGTTCGTAGTAGGTGCCAGCGCGGAGGACC
Above is a window of Anatilimnocola aggregata DNA encoding:
- a CDS encoding right-handed parallel beta-helix repeat-containing protein, producing MRATNCLSLLLCCALGQLLAAAEPARFASHPPARPLPQASARPLGKGPAKFVDAKLGKDTAAGTEQAPWQTVQHAVNQLQAGETLVLRAGTYYEHVELTRSGTASQPITIRSYPGEFVVIDGGLREFYDSPATAWEPVVGNVAGEYRSTKSYPDFKIRAGATNAMGHFGDSWIPLHGYNLHGDLQTDNPWWNVDNKVGKDSFVYCGPGLFFHEETERIHCRLAPTTLPGLGENNYRGESDPRKLPLVVTAGWEHSPLSLTGCSWIVLQDLALRGSVQSALHIHNCQNIHLDGLSIHGGNTAMLATDTQGLLMTNSAVRGIAAPWTFRGSLKYRSVEARLFSASRWSPTGDDSSDFEIANCEFTDSVDGIFLGSVRNTKFHHNLVANISDDGIFVTSATAYDGSVWGGNTEVTFNRFARILTTFAFGVGHGRQKVLPESRKQLGLGLTIARNVFDFRQPVHYRWPNGPDDVQELNSFGRFGGDHGSPAWESMKIYHNTFLVVDPPRYDYLTDGLGRAMSHGTERWVLNNIVCQSQGLVGGTLPPAETSFVADGNLAWSLTDGDKLPALFDKFRRSPAFAASQQRYAPGWTANDLHQAPGFVKYASDWREVADVRLSADSPAVNSGVELPKAWPALASLKDEGGPDRGAIPLGMEPWSIGIQGRWNVLGQPVSTRLEAPVSSLVRTESSQPKSKAKRVLLVQGYPAFDAPLVEFALRKQGADLTAVEREWISPTEFKKYDLVAYDGSLGRAKVATTAFSPDDLKLVDEYLRSGGVLVLMRDRLDLFAALEGKLWLGENLKLVKNAKAAGYEVLQPKHPWLAHLPASSEQAWLQAANHLPLSAEAGERLIGAGKTQAILYRQPIGKGALIYVGFSPAAALPEGRGKETVEREASYESQYRILENVLRDPLTVTQSLRD